The genome window AGCGCGGTCCCGGCGTCGCCAGGCAGACGGGACTTTCGCAACTCGCCCTGGCAGTCTGGACATGGCAGGGTCAGCCTCTCGGTCGACAGGTCGTCCCCACCCAGGGCACCCCGCACCTCGACGGGACCGACCGGCGGTCCCCTCGGCCGACGCCCCGTCCCGGCCGTCGGCTCCGGCCCAGTGTCAGCAATGCATTGACACTGCGTCAAGACTCCGCCTACGGTTCCCGGCCCATACGTAGCCCCACGCTCAGCCCCCTGCGCAGCACCGTCCGCACGCGCACGTTCCCCTGGGCGTCGCCTCCGCCGCGCGCCCGACCGAGCCGCACCTCCCAACGCCCCCTGGAGTGCCCGGATGCGCCGTACAGCCTCACCGTTCGCCTTCGTCCTGCTGGGTCTCGGCACGTTTCTGCTGGTCCTGGCGCCGCTGCTCGCCTGGTACGTGCAGCCGCGGGCCGCCGTGAATCCGATCGACATCGACACGACCGCCGTCTACACCGGCACCGGCAGCGTCTTCGACGTGGAGCAGGTGAAAACCGTGCCGGACCAGGAGATCACCGTGACCCAGCGGGTACGCGGCGATGTGGCCGAAAGTGAGCGCAGCGGGGCCGCGGTGTGGGACGTGATCACCTCGGTCGACACCAAGAAGTCGCTGCCGGCGGCCGACCCGCACGACGCGCTGGACTTCACCCCGCACCGCTGGGTCAGCGACCGGAAGACCAACCGGCCGGTGCACTGCTGCGACGAGACGCCGTACATCGAGGGCGAGGCGTACCTGAAGTTCCCCTTCGATGTGCAGGAGCGCTCCTACCGCTGGTGGGACAACACGCTGGGCGCGACGGTGACCCTCCACTACGAGGGCCGGAAGAAGATCCGGGGCTATGAGGGGCTGCGCTTCACGGCGAAGGTTCCGGCCACGAAGACCGGCACCCGGCTCGTCCCCGGCGCCCTCGTCGACGAGCCGGCCCGGCCGCAGGTGCTGGCCGAGGAGTGGTACGCCAACCACGGTCTCGAACTGGTCGTCGACCAGAGCACGGGCCGTGTGCTGTACGCGCGGACCGGGCCGCGCCGCACCCTCAGGGCACCCGGCGGCGACGAGGACGCGGCGGTGCTGCTCGACAGCCGGAAGCTCTCGTTCACCTCGGCGACGCAGAAGTTCGCGGTGGACCAGGCGGAGAAGGACAGCGGACTGCTGCGGCTGGTGGGGCGGACGGTGCCGATCGGTGGAGCCGTGGTCGGTTTCGTCCTCGCCGTGACGGGTGCCGTTTTGGTCGTACGCGGCAGGCGCCGCCCCGATACGCCCGAGTCCTCCCAGGAGCCGATCACGATATGACAGGGCGTCAGTTCAATAAACCCCGGAAATTGTCACGCCGGTGAGTAGCAGCTTCGAACCGCTGGGCGAAAACTGTCCACCCCACCTGAGCACGACCCACCCACACAGCCCACCCACACACCGTCCACCACCGCCCCATAGGAACGGCCCCAGAGGAACGAGAGTCCCGCAAGACCCACCCGGACCCCCCGCCCACCGGAACATCCCCCACAGCGAACGTCCTTCTCCCCGCTGAGTTCCGCACCCCGAGACGAGTTGGAGCACCCATGCCCCAGCACGTGCCGTTCTCGCTGGTCGAGGTGTTTCCACGCCTTGACCAGCACCGGTCGGCAGACCCCCCGCAGCCGCGCCGGATCGTCTTTCTCGCCCGCCGTGACCTCGGTAATCCGGCGGCGGGGGGCTCCGAGCTCCTCGTCGACCGGCTCGCCGACGGCCTGACCCGGCTCGGCCATCAGGTCACCCTGCTCTGCGGTGGCCCGGCGGCCAACCGCGACTACCGGGTCGTGTCGGCCGGCGGCGACCTGAGCCACCATCTGCGCGCCAAGTCGGCCTTCGCCCGTCAGGTCGGCGACTGCGACCTCCTCGTCGAGGTGTGCAACGGCATGCCCTATCTCGCCCCGCTCTGGCACCAGGGTCCGACGATGTGCCTGGTCAACCATGTGCACACGGATCTGTGGCAGCTGCGGTTCGGCGGTGCGCTGGCGCCGGCCGCGCGCCTCGGCCGAAGACTCGAACACTGGTCGCTGACGGCCGCGCAGCGGCGCAACCTCATGGTCGCGGTCTCCTCGTCCACGGCCGGCGCGCTCCGGGCGATCGGTGTGGACCGGGAACGGATACGGGTCGTGCACAACGGGGTCGAGGAACCCGGGCCGCGCGCCGAGCGGTCGCCCGAGCCGCTGTTCGTGGCGGTGGGCCGGCTCGTCGAGTACAAGCGGATCGATCTGCTGCTGCGACTGTGGGAGCGGGTGCGTCCGGTCACCGGCGGACGGCTCGTGATCATCGGCGACGGTCCCGAGCGGGCGCGGCTGGAGGCGATGGCCGGGGCGGGCGTCGAGTTCGCCGGGCATGTGACCGAGGAGGAGAAGCACCGGCTGCTGTGCGCGGCCTGGCTGCTGCTGCATCCGTCGGCCGTGGAGGGGTGGGGGCTGGTCGTCACGGAGGCGGCCGTGCGGGAGACACCGTCGGTGGCCTTCGATGTGCCGGGGCTGCGGGATTCCGTCGTCGACGGGGAGACGGGTGTGCTGGCCCGGGGGGAGTCGTCCTTCGCGGCGGCGTGGTGTGCGCTCGCGTTGTCGACCGATCGGCGGGTGCTGATGGGGAAGGCGGCGCGGGAGCGGGCCGCGCACTATCGGTGGGATCGGACTGTGCGGCAGTTCGGGGCGGTGGCTGCGGAGGCTGTGCGGGGTTGGTCTCCTTGAGCGCCAAATGGGGTGCCTCGAACGATCGTTGGCGGCTGCGGGTCGTTCGTGGCTTGTCGCGCGGTTCCCCGCGCCCCTTCAGTGGGGCGGCGGCTTTGAAGGATCCCTCTTTTCGGCGGTCCGTCACCCTCTTCCGGGCCTTCATGCGGGAGCAGGACGATCCCGAGTACTGCTACGCGTTGCTCGCGCGGGATGCCGTGGATCAGGTCGAGGCCTACGGGGGTCGGGCCGTCGACGGGTTGACCGTGGTCGATGTCGGGGGCGGGAGCGGGTACTTCACCGAGGAGTTCCGGCGGCGGGGGGCGCAGGCGTATCTCTTCGAGCCGGATCTGCGGGAGTTGGGGGCGAAGCCTCCGGACGGGGCCGTCGTCGCCGACGGGTATCTGCTGCCGCTGGCCGACGGGGTCGCGGATGTCACGTTCACCTCCAATGTGCTGGAGCACGTGGCGGATCCGCCGACGTTCATCAGCGAGCTCGTCCGGGTCACCCGGCCCGGCGGGCTGATCTATGTGTCGTTCACGAACTGGCTGTCCCCGTGGGGCGGGCACGAGTGGGCGCCCTGGCACTACCTGGGGGCGGAGCGGGCGCGGGCCCGCTATCGGCGCCGTACGGGTAAGGACGCCAAGCACACCCTCGGCGAGAACCTCTTCGCCGTGCACATCGGACGCACTTTGCGGCAGGTGCGCGGCCGGGACGACGTGACCGTCGTGTCGGCGCGCTCCCGCTACTGGCCGTTTCTCGCGGAGACCGTCGTGAAGGCGCCGGGGCTCCGTGAGTTCGCCACCTGGAACCTTCTCCTCATCCTCCGGCGGTGTCCACCATGACGAGCACGGTCCAGGCTCCACCTCCCGCGCCGGTACGGCCGCCGGGCACGACCGAGGGCCCCCCTCCTGAGGGCCCTCGGTCGCGGCGCTGGCTGCTGGGGTTCTGGGCCGTGGTGTTCGTGCTGCTGGTCGCGGCGCAGCCGGGGCGGCAGACCTTCGACACCAAGCTCGGGGTCACCACCGATCCCTGGCAGTTCGTCTCCGACCTCGGCCAGCTGTGGCACGACCGGGCCGGGTTCGGCGGGATCCAGGACCAGTACGTCGGCTATCTGTGGCCGATGCTGCCGTACTACGGGCTGACCGATCTGGTCGGGCTGCCGGTGTGGCTGGCGGAGCGGCTGTGGCTGTCGCTGATCGTGTCGGTGGCGTTCTGGGGTGCGCTGCGGCTGGCGGAGCGGCTGGGGGTCGGGAGTTCCGCGTCCCGGCTGCTCGCCGCCTCCGCCTATGCGCTGTGGCCCGTGTTCACGACAGTCGTGGGGTCGACGTCGGCCGCCGCGCTGCCGGGTGCGTTCCTGCCGTGGGTGCTGCTGCCGCTGACGAACGAGCGGTACGGCGCGCGGGTGGCGGCGCTGCGGTCGGCGCTGGTCATCCCGTTCATGGGCGGCGTCAACGCGGCTGCCACGCTTGCCTCGTTGCTGCCCGTCGGGTTGTATCTGCTCACCCGGACGCCGGGGAACAGACAGCGGCGGCTGATCGCCTGGTGGGTGCCGGGGGTGATCCTGGCGACCGCGTGGTGGGTGGTGCCACTGCTGCTGCTCGGCTTCCACGGGGAGAACTTCCTTCCTTACGTGGAGAGTTCACAGACCACGACGGCCACCATGTCGGCCACCGAGGCGCTGCGGGGCGCCGGGAACTGGGTGGCGTATCTGAACTTCGGTGAGGCCTGGCTGCCTGCCGGGTGGTCGGTCGCGGCCTCCGTGATCGTGATCCTGTCGTCGGCGCTGGCGGCGGGGCTGGGGCTGGCCGGGCTGGCGCGGCGGGACATGCCCGAGCGGCGGTGGCTGGTGCTGACCGTGCTGGTGGTCGCGCTGATCACGCTCGCCGGGTACGGCGGGGTGTTCGGGGCGCCCTTCCACGGGGTGGTCCAGGACTGGCTGAACTCGGGTCTTGTGCCGTTCCGGAACATCTACAAGTTCCAGACCGGGCTGGCGCTCGCCCTGGTCCTCGGGCTCGCGCATCTGGTGGCGGTGGCCACGCGGGCGCACGGGGCCCGCCCGGTGCGGGGTCGGCGCTTCGCCCCGCTGATCGCGGCCGTGCTGGTGATCCCCGGGCTGCTGTGGCCGTATCTCAACGGGGCGGTGCTGCAACCGGGTTCGTTCCAGGAGCTGCCCAAGTACTGGCAGTCGACGGCCGATTGGCTGAAGAAGTACTCGCCGGACTCGCGGGCGCTGGTCGTGCCGGCCACCGCGCACGGCATCTACACCTGGGGCACCACCGTCGACCAGCCCCTCGATGTGCTCGCCGAGTCCCGCTGGGCGCAGCGCGACTACGTCCCCTTCGGCACGCCCGGCAACCGGCGCGCGATGGACGCCGTCGAGCAGGCTCTGCTGACCGGCGCCGAAGTCCCGGGCCTGGGCGACTACTTGAGCCGGGCCGGGCTGTACTACGTCGTCGTACGCAATGACCTCGACCCGGACCAGCTCGGCGCGGTGCCGACGACGACCGTGAAGCGGACCCTGGAGCAGTCCGGGTACGAGCGGGTCACCGGCCTCGGGCCGACGATGACCGGCGGGCGGATCGCCGAGGGCACCCCGCTCCAGGTGGAGGGGCTGTACGCGCGGCAGCGGGCCGTGGAGATCTACCGGCCCGCCGAGGACGTACCGCGTCCCGGGCAGGCCGGGCTGAAGGCGATCGCCGACACGGCCGTCGTCTCCGGCGGCCCGGAGTCGCTGCTGCCGCTGGCCGCCGACCCGGAGCTGCGGGACCGGGCGACCGTGCTGACCGGCGACAACCACCCCGGGCTCGGGACCCCGGCCGTCCAGGTGGTCGGCGACGGGCTGCGGCGGGCGGACACCCGGTTCGGCCTGGTCAACGCCAACACGTCGTACACGTATACGGCGGACGAGCGGAACCCGAGCGGGAGCGTGCAGGACGCCGGTGAGCCGCCGAAGCAGATCCTGCCGGTGTCGGGGCTCGACCATCAGACGGTGGCCGAGCTGCGCGGCGCCAAGTCGGTGACCGCGTCCACCAGCGGCAACTGGCTGTTCCATCTGCCGCAGTACGACCCGGTGAACGCCTTCGACGGCGACCGGGACACCGCCTGGGCGGAGGGCGCGGCCGGGTCCGCGGACGGGCAGTGGCTGCGGATCGAATTCGAGGACGCCCAGGACATCCCGGAGACCTTCGAGGTCACCCCGCTGCCGCAGGACGGTGTGCGGTCGGCGCCGACCCGGATCAGGGTGGAGACCGAGCGGGGCTCGCGCTCCACGAACCTCCAGGCCGACGGCTCGACACAGACCGTCAACGCCCGTGCCGGTGAGACGAGCTGGCTGAAGATCACGATCCTGGACTCGGCGGAGCGGCACACCGGGCTGGTCGGCGCGGGCTTCGCCGAGGTCGACATCCCCGGCGTCAAGGTGACCCGGATGCTGCGGCTGCCGACCGACGCGACGGACCCCGACGGTACGGCGGCCGCCGCCGAGGTGATCTCGCTCCAGCGGGCCGCCGACCCGACCGGTCTCTCCCCGACCGGCACCGAGCCCGGACTGCACCGTACGTTCGCCACCACCACGGCGGGCACGTACGAGATGAAGGCGACGGCCGTCCCCGTGCCGGGCGACGAGCTGGACAAGCTGCTGTACGAGGTGGCCCCCGACCAGCAGACCCGGATGACGGCGACCGCCGAGTCCACGGCCTCCCTCGGGGCCGGGCTGTCGCCGCGCAACCTCACCGACGGTGATCTGACCACGGCGTGGATCGCCGGCGACGACCCGACCATCCACCTCAGCTGGAAGGACAGGTGGCCGGTGGGCTCGCTCGTCCTGGCCCCGGCGGGCGGACTCTCGGCCCGTCCGACCCAGGTCGAGATCAGCTCCCCGGACGGGGCCGTGATCGCCGCCGTCGACGAGAACGGCTCGGTCCGCTTCGACCCGATCAACACCGACCAGCTCGACATCACCGTCACCGAGACCGCCCCGATGACCGTCCACAACCCGGTCGCCGACGACGATCTGCAACTCCCGGTCGGCCTCACCGAGGCCTACGTCCCGGCCCTCGACCAGTACCGCACCCCGCAGCCCGCCCCGACCCGGGACTTCGAGCTGCCGTGCGGCGAGGGCCCGGTCGTCGAGGTCGACGGCACGCTGTACGAGACGAGCGCGCGGGGGACCGTACGGGACCTGGTGGAGCGGCGGTCCATCGACCTGACGCTCTGCCAGAACGGCGCGGCGGGCGGCGGGTTGGAGCTGGACGCGGCCGACCGGCACACCTTCGAGTCCGAGGACACCGGCGCCCTGGCCGTCACCACGGTGACGCTCACGCGCGGGACGGTCACCGAACCCGCCGCCTCCGGGCGGGAGTTGGGCATCCGGGACTGGCTCGGCGACCGGCGCGAGGTCACCGTCGGCGACGGCGCGGCCTCCTATCTGACGACGTACGAGAACTTCAACGACGGCTGGAAGGCCACCCTGGGCGGCCGTGAGCTGACCCCGGTCCGGCTCGACGGCTGGCAGCAGGGCTGGCGGATCCCCGGCGGCGCGGGCGGCACCGTCAAGCTGTCGTACGAGCCGTCGGTGACGTACGAGGTCGGGCTGATCGGTGCCGGGGTGGGCCTCGCGGCCCTGATCGGGCTGGCCCTCTGGCGCCGCCGGGAGCCCAACCCCGACGCGCCGCAGCCGACACCGCCGGGCCCCGGTCTCTGGCTCGGCGTGGTCGCCCTCACCCTCGTCGGCATCGTCATCGCGGGCTTCCTCGCCCTCCTCGTCCCGCTGCTCGCCCTTCTCGCCGCGAAACGGCACACCCTGCTCGTACCGATCGCCTTCCTCGCCCTGGCCGGAGCCGGTATCGCCGCCGCCGTCGGGGCGGGCGAACCGGTCGCGGCGGACCAGGGCGCGTTCGGGCCGGTGGCCCAACTCCTCGCGCTGATCGGGCTGTTCGCGGCGCTGGTGAGTGTGGGCGCGGACGCCGTGACCGCACCGGAACGGCCGGGCTCCACGCGGCGGTTCGAGGTACCGCCGGGGGCGCACGCGCCCACGGAACCGCTGCCGCAGCGGCGCCGGATCGGCCGCAGGACCCCGAACGGCGGGCCGGTGGCGGGTCCGACGATCTCCGCGCGGGGGCCGGGCTCCCCGCACGGCGATCCGGACGTCCCGAACGACCCGGACACCCCGACGCGGCGGATCTCGCTCGGCAAGCCGAAGTCCGGGACGACCCCGCCGGAGGACAGCGGCGGCGGCACGGGAAGCGGTGGTACGGGGAAGGGGGGCCCGATATGACGACGCTGGACCACCCCGCGCGGGACGACGCCGCCCACGGGCCCGTCCGTATCCCCTTCCCGGTGGTCGACGAGGTGTCCCGGCACTGCCTCCAGGAGGAGGAGCCCGAGACCGTCCACATCGAGGTCCACCTCCCGGGGCGCCTCGACCCCGACCGACTGCGCACCGCGTTCACCGCCGCGCTCCGGCGCCACCCCCGGATCCTCATGCGGGAGGCTCCGGGGCGGTGGTACCGGCGCCGCTACGAGTGGGAGCTGACCGAGGAGCCCGAGGTCGAGGTCGTGGCCTTCCTCCCGGCGAGCCCGCACGCCCTGCGGGACGCCCGCACGAGAGCGTTGGTCGAGGCCCCTCCGCTGAGCCTGTCACCCCCGATCCGCCTGGAGGTGGTGGAGGGAGCGGGCCCGGCGGTGGGCAGCGAGGCGAGTGACGACGTGGGGCATGCGGCGACCACAGCCAGGGGCAGCCGCG of Streptomyces phaeolivaceus contains these proteins:
- a CDS encoding class I SAM-dependent methyltransferase; the encoded protein is MREQDDPEYCYALLARDAVDQVEAYGGRAVDGLTVVDVGGGSGYFTEEFRRRGAQAYLFEPDLRELGAKPPDGAVVADGYLLPLADGVADVTFTSNVLEHVADPPTFISELVRVTRPGGLIYVSFTNWLSPWGGHEWAPWHYLGAERARARYRRRTGKDAKHTLGENLFAVHIGRTLRQVRGRDDVTVVSARSRYWPFLAETVVKAPGLREFATWNLLLILRRCPP
- a CDS encoding DUF3068 domain-containing protein yields the protein MRRTASPFAFVLLGLGTFLLVLAPLLAWYVQPRAAVNPIDIDTTAVYTGTGSVFDVEQVKTVPDQEITVTQRVRGDVAESERSGAAVWDVITSVDTKKSLPAADPHDALDFTPHRWVSDRKTNRPVHCCDETPYIEGEAYLKFPFDVQERSYRWWDNTLGATVTLHYEGRKKIRGYEGLRFTAKVPATKTGTRLVPGALVDEPARPQVLAEEWYANHGLELVVDQSTGRVLYARTGPRRTLRAPGGDEDAAVLLDSRKLSFTSATQKFAVDQAEKDSGLLRLVGRTVPIGGAVVGFVLAVTGAVLVVRGRRRPDTPESSQEPITI
- a CDS encoding alpha-(1->3)-arabinofuranosyltransferase; amino-acid sequence: MTSTVQAPPPAPVRPPGTTEGPPPEGPRSRRWLLGFWAVVFVLLVAAQPGRQTFDTKLGVTTDPWQFVSDLGQLWHDRAGFGGIQDQYVGYLWPMLPYYGLTDLVGLPVWLAERLWLSLIVSVAFWGALRLAERLGVGSSASRLLAASAYALWPVFTTVVGSTSAAALPGAFLPWVLLPLTNERYGARVAALRSALVIPFMGGVNAAATLASLLPVGLYLLTRTPGNRQRRLIAWWVPGVILATAWWVVPLLLLGFHGENFLPYVESSQTTTATMSATEALRGAGNWVAYLNFGEAWLPAGWSVAASVIVILSSALAAGLGLAGLARRDMPERRWLVLTVLVVALITLAGYGGVFGAPFHGVVQDWLNSGLVPFRNIYKFQTGLALALVLGLAHLVAVATRAHGARPVRGRRFAPLIAAVLVIPGLLWPYLNGAVLQPGSFQELPKYWQSTADWLKKYSPDSRALVVPATAHGIYTWGTTVDQPLDVLAESRWAQRDYVPFGTPGNRRAMDAVEQALLTGAEVPGLGDYLSRAGLYYVVVRNDLDPDQLGAVPTTTVKRTLEQSGYERVTGLGPTMTGGRIAEGTPLQVEGLYARQRAVEIYRPAEDVPRPGQAGLKAIADTAVVSGGPESLLPLAADPELRDRATVLTGDNHPGLGTPAVQVVGDGLRRADTRFGLVNANTSYTYTADERNPSGSVQDAGEPPKQILPVSGLDHQTVAELRGAKSVTASTSGNWLFHLPQYDPVNAFDGDRDTAWAEGAAGSADGQWLRIEFEDAQDIPETFEVTPLPQDGVRSAPTRIRVETERGSRSTNLQADGSTQTVNARAGETSWLKITILDSAERHTGLVGAGFAEVDIPGVKVTRMLRLPTDATDPDGTAAAAEVISLQRAADPTGLSPTGTEPGLHRTFATTTAGTYEMKATAVPVPGDELDKLLYEVAPDQQTRMTATAESTASLGAGLSPRNLTDGDLTTAWIAGDDPTIHLSWKDRWPVGSLVLAPAGGLSARPTQVEISSPDGAVIAAVDENGSVRFDPINTDQLDITVTETAPMTVHNPVADDDLQLPVGLTEAYVPALDQYRTPQPAPTRDFELPCGEGPVVEVDGTLYETSARGTVRDLVERRSIDLTLCQNGAAGGGLELDAADRHTFESEDTGALAVTTVTLTRGTVTEPAASGRELGIRDWLGDRREVTVGDGAASYLTTYENFNDGWKATLGGRELTPVRLDGWQQGWRIPGGAGGTVKLSYEPSVTYEVGLIGAGVGLAALIGLALWRRREPNPDAPQPTPPGPGLWLGVVALTLVGIVIAGFLALLVPLLALLAAKRHTLLVPIAFLALAGAGIAAAVGAGEPVAADQGAFGPVAQLLALIGLFAALVSVGADAVTAPERPGSTRRFEVPPGAHAPTEPLPQRRRIGRRTPNGGPVAGPTISARGPGSPHGDPDVPNDPDTPTRRISLGKPKSGTTPPEDSGGGTGSGGTGKGGPI
- a CDS encoding glycosyltransferase family 4 protein, translating into MPQHVPFSLVEVFPRLDQHRSADPPQPRRIVFLARRDLGNPAAGGSELLVDRLADGLTRLGHQVTLLCGGPAANRDYRVVSAGGDLSHHLRAKSAFARQVGDCDLLVEVCNGMPYLAPLWHQGPTMCLVNHVHTDLWQLRFGGALAPAARLGRRLEHWSLTAAQRRNLMVAVSSSTAGALRAIGVDRERIRVVHNGVEEPGPRAERSPEPLFVAVGRLVEYKRIDLLLRLWERVRPVTGGRLVIIGDGPERARLEAMAGAGVEFAGHVTEEEKHRLLCAAWLLLHPSAVEGWGLVVTEAAVRETPSVAFDVPGLRDSVVDGETGVLARGESSFAAAWCALALSTDRRVLMGKAARERAAHYRWDRTVRQFGAVAAEAVRGWSP